The DNA window CTATATATAAATGACTATGATATTATCTATTGCCACCATCCTGTGTTCGTTGTATAATGACATATGTCCATGACGAAAAGATATCTTTTCCATGGTCTTTTATTAGTTTTTATTAAGTATTGGAGTGTACTATGAATCGATTTGTAAAAACAATCAATAGAGTCAGTCTAATCCAACAAATTATCATAGGTTTGATTATTGGTATTTTGACAGCTCTATACGTGCCAGATGTGGCAAATGAACTTGCTTTATTAGGCGTTCTCTTTGTTGGTGCTTTAAAAGGGATTGCACCAATCCTCGTATTCTTTCTTGTAATTGCAGCCATCAGTAAACACCGTTCTGGCCAAAAAACAGGGATGGGCTCTGTAATCACATTATATTTATTAGGTACATTCCTTTCTGCAGCACTTGCTGTAGTCGTAAGTTTTATGTTCCCTACTACATTACACCTTGCAGCTAGTGCAGCCGATGCAGCTCCACCACAAGGTATCGTAGAGGTAATGAAAACACTTTTAAAAAATATTGTTGATAACCCTGTGAAAGCCTTAATGACCGCTAACTATATCGGCATTTTAGGTTGGGCACTTATCATTGGCGGTGCTTTACGCCATGCCCCAATGAATACTAAGGAAGTAATGGAGTCTATCGCTCAAGCTATTACAACTGTAGTAGGTTGGATTATCCGCTTTGCTCCTCTAGGTATTATGGGTCTCGTAGCTGACTCTATCGCTACTAATGGTATTGAAGCTTTAATCGGCTACTTCCAATTACTCGTATTACTACTTGGTTCTATGATTTTCGTAGCATTAGTAGTAAATCCACTTCTATCTTTTGTATACCTTCGTCGCAATCCATATCCATTGGTATTTAAATGTTTGCGTGAATCTGCTATCTATGCGTTCTTTACTCGTAGCTCTGCAGCAAACATTCCTGTTAACCTTGATTTAGCAAAACGTTTAAAACTTAACCCTGATATGTATTCCGTATCCATTCCATTGGGTGCTACTATCAACATGGGTGGTGCAGCGATCACAATTACAATCATGACATTAGCTGCTGCACATACACTTGGTATCGTTGTAGATGTCCCTACAGCAATCCTTTTATCTATCATTGCTACAATCGGTGCTTGTGGCGCTTCTGGCGTTGCTGGTGGGTCCCTACTTCTAATTCCTCTAGCTTGTTCTCTATTCGGTATCTCCAATGATATTGCAATGCAAGTTGTAGGTGTAGGTTTCATCATCGGTGTTTTACAAGACTCCACTGAAACAGCACTTAACTCCAGTACAGATATTCTCTTCACAGCTACTGCAGATTATGCAAAACGTGGCTATCACGAAAACTGGGATTAACACCTATAGGCGGTCCTTCGGGACCGTCTTTTTTTGTGTTCAATAGATAAAAAATCAGCCTTACTATACTACTTTCAGTACTACTCAGTGTATAATATAAAGAACATGCTCTAACAAACAATATAGATATTTATATTAATCATAATTGTTTATATTGAACACAATCATCTATATTGATTTTCTTCAATATAATGTTATAATAGAGTTAATGATAATAACTATTAATAGATATAAATAGAAAGGAATCAACATGAAACAATACGATATTATTGTAGTTGGCACAGGTGGTGCAACCATCGTAGCTGATGCTGCTATCAAAGCGGGTAAAAAAGTAGCTATCATAGAAAAAGGTAAATTTGGTGGCACCTGCTTAACTCGCGGTTGTATTCCTACAAAGGTTATGG is part of the Veillonella sp. genome and encodes:
- the sstT gene encoding serine/threonine transporter SstT, translated to MNRFVKTINRVSLIQQIIIGLIIGILTALYVPDVANELALLGVLFVGALKGIAPILVFFLVIAAISKHRSGQKTGMGSVITLYLLGTFLSAALAVVVSFMFPTTLHLAASAADAAPPQGIVEVMKTLLKNIVDNPVKALMTANYIGILGWALIIGGALRHAPMNTKEVMESIAQAITTVVGWIIRFAPLGIMGLVADSIATNGIEALIGYFQLLVLLLGSMIFVALVVNPLLSFVYLRRNPYPLVFKCLRESAIYAFFTRSSAANIPVNLDLAKRLKLNPDMYSVSIPLGATINMGGAAITITIMTLAAAHTLGIVVDVPTAILLSIIATIGACGASGVAGGSLLLIPLACSLFGISNDIAMQVVGVGFIIGVLQDSTETALNSSTDILFTATADYAKRGYHENWD